The following coding sequences lie in one Mesorhizobium sp. NZP2298 genomic window:
- a CDS encoding Nramp family divalent metal transporter, with translation MSEAEVTATRSEWRFAGRDEDDQPSLREVNSSVAVPNSGVWFRRLFAFMGPGYMVSVGYMDPGNWATDLAGGAQFGYTLLFVIMLSNLMAILLQALAARLGIATGRDLAQACRAYYPRPVNFVLWIACELAIIACDLAEVIGTAIALQLLFGIPLIGGAMLTALDAFLVLLLMNKGFRYLEAFVIALLIIIFSCFAIQIFVAAPPAGTILHSMFVPSSEIVTNPAMLYIAIGIIGATVMPHNLYLHSSIVQTRAYERTEKGKRDAVKWATMDSTIALMLALFVNAAILIVSAVAFHNTGHQDVAEIGEAFELLSPLLGLGIASILFAVALLASGLNSTVTATLAGQIVMEGFLRLRIPNWARRLLTRGLAIIPVVVVTALYGEKGTGQLLVFSQVILSMQLPFAVIPLVQFVSDRKKMGSLAIPRAVAALAWVVAAIILVLNFKLLYDTMFGVG, from the coding sequence ATGTCAGAAGCAGAAGTTACAGCCACCCGGTCCGAATGGCGGTTCGCCGGACGGGACGAGGACGATCAGCCCAGCCTGCGCGAGGTCAATTCCTCCGTCGCGGTGCCGAATTCCGGCGTCTGGTTCCGCCGTCTGTTCGCCTTCATGGGCCCCGGCTACATGGTGTCGGTCGGCTATATGGATCCCGGCAACTGGGCGACCGACCTCGCCGGCGGTGCCCAGTTCGGCTACACGCTTTTGTTCGTCATCATGCTGTCCAACCTGATGGCGATACTGCTGCAGGCGCTGGCCGCACGCCTTGGCATCGCCACCGGCCGCGATCTCGCCCAGGCCTGCCGCGCCTATTATCCGCGCCCGGTCAATTTCGTGCTGTGGATCGCCTGCGAACTCGCCATCATCGCCTGTGACCTCGCCGAAGTCATCGGCACGGCGATCGCATTGCAGCTGCTGTTCGGCATTCCGCTGATCGGCGGCGCCATGCTCACCGCTCTCGACGCCTTCCTGGTACTGCTCCTGATGAACAAGGGGTTCCGCTATCTCGAAGCCTTCGTCATCGCGCTTTTGATCATCATCTTCAGCTGCTTTGCCATCCAGATCTTCGTCGCCGCCCCACCGGCCGGCACGATCCTGCATTCGATGTTCGTGCCGTCCTCGGAAATCGTCACCAACCCGGCGATGCTTTACATCGCGATCGGCATCATCGGCGCCACCGTCATGCCGCACAATCTCTACCTGCACTCCTCGATCGTGCAGACCCGCGCCTATGAGCGCACGGAAAAAGGCAAGCGCGACGCCGTCAAATGGGCGACGATGGACTCCACCATCGCCCTGATGCTGGCGCTGTTCGTCAACGCCGCCATCCTGATCGTGTCGGCTGTCGCCTTCCACAATACCGGCCACCAGGATGTCGCGGAGATCGGCGAGGCCTTCGAGTTGCTGTCGCCGCTCCTGGGCCTGGGCATCGCCTCGATCCTGTTCGCCGTGGCGCTGCTTGCCTCCGGCCTCAACTCGACGGTTACGGCGACGCTTGCCGGCCAGATCGTCATGGAAGGGTTCCTGCGCCTGCGCATCCCCAACTGGGCCCGGCGGCTTCTGACGCGCGGCCTCGCCATCATCCCGGTGGTGGTCGTCACCGCGCTCTACGGCGAAAAGGGCACTGGCCAGTTGCTGGTGTTCAGCCAGGTCATCCTGTCCATGCAATTGCCCTTCGCGGTCATTCCGCTGGTACAGTTCGTCTCCGACCGCAAGAAGATGGGCAGCCTTGCCATCCCGCGCGCCGTGGCGGCCCTTGCCTGGGTGGTCGCCGCGATCATCCTGGTGCTCAATTTCAAGCTGCTCTACGACACGATGTTCGGGGTCGGCTAA
- the ypfJ gene encoding KPN_02809 family neutral zinc metallopeptidase translates to MLWRGRRQSDNIEDDRSDSGGGGIGGGGQFRLPIGGRTGGGGSIFLVILVVLAGWYFGFDPSAILGGGDGGLLPGGGGQITDNSGGQDSGTAPANDEMKQFVATVLAETEDTWTGIFKSQGLTYEDPKLVLFSGQVRSACGFASAAAGPFYCPGDHKVYLDMTFFQQLDQQFGASGEFARAYVVAHEVGHHVQNLTGIMSKFNQMRQGMSEADANQLSVRIELQADCFAGVWAHYTAQKGILEQGDIESALNAAKQIGDDTLQKKMQGYVVPESFNHGTSQQRQTWLARGYKSGKLSDCNTLSGPI, encoded by the coding sequence ATGCTCTGGAGAGGCCGTCGTCAGAGTGACAATATCGAGGACGACCGCAGCGACAGCGGCGGTGGTGGGATCGGCGGCGGCGGCCAGTTCCGTCTCCCCATTGGCGGTCGCACCGGTGGCGGCGGCAGCATCTTCCTGGTCATCCTGGTGGTGCTGGCCGGATGGTATTTCGGCTTCGATCCTTCGGCGATCCTGGGCGGAGGCGATGGTGGCCTGCTGCCGGGCGGTGGCGGCCAGATCACTGACAACAGCGGTGGCCAGGACAGCGGCACGGCACCCGCCAATGACGAGATGAAGCAGTTCGTCGCGACGGTGCTGGCCGAGACCGAGGACACCTGGACCGGCATCTTCAAGTCGCAAGGGTTGACCTATGAGGACCCCAAGCTGGTACTGTTTTCCGGCCAGGTGCGCTCGGCGTGCGGCTTTGCCTCGGCGGCCGCGGGGCCGTTCTATTGTCCCGGCGACCACAAGGTCTATCTCGACATGACCTTCTTCCAGCAACTCGATCAGCAGTTCGGCGCTTCCGGCGAGTTCGCCCGGGCCTATGTGGTCGCCCATGAGGTCGGCCACCACGTGCAGAACCTGACCGGCATCATGTCCAAGTTCAATCAGATGCGGCAAGGCATGAGCGAAGCCGACGCCAACCAGTTGTCGGTGCGCATCGAACTGCAGGCCGATTGCTTCGCCGGCGTGTGGGCTCACTACACGGCGCAGAAGGGCATATTGGAGCAGGGCGACATCGAAAGCGCGCTGAACGCCGCCAAGCAGATCGGCGACGACACGCTGCAGAAGAAGATGCAGGGCTATGTCGTGCCGGAAAGCTTCAACCACGGCACCTCGCAGCAGCGCCAGACCTGGCTGGCGCGCGGCTACAAGAGCGGCAAGCTGTCGGACTGCAACACGCTGAGCGGCCCGATCTGA
- a CDS encoding TCR/Tet family MFS transporter has translation MIDPKTARRGLALVFTTLLLDIIGFGIIMPVLPAYLQELTGVGVSEAAIEGGWLFFVYAAMQFFFAPIMGGLSDRFGRRPILLASVLTFSIDNLICAIAWSYPMLFIGRVLAGISGASYSTTSAFIADISNDENRAKNFGLLGIAFGVGFVIGPVLGGLLGTFGPRVPFYFAAGLAFVNFLIAMVFLPETLDEKHRRRFEWKRANPVGTLLQMRQYQGIGWIGLVFFLMTLGHMMYPAVWSFVSSYRYGWSQQQIGFSLGAFGLCGAIVMATVLPRVITRLGEWKTAAIGLIFTAASAFGYAFATQGWMIYAVIVVGCLEALADPPLRSLAAAKVPPSAQGELQGAMTSIFSITSIITPLLYTAVFSWFTGPGAPVTFGGAPYLVGACFLVLALIVFVTKVARPAVVRTVTTDVAEDGAPI, from the coding sequence ATGATCGACCCCAAAACCGCCAGGCGGGGCCTTGCGCTGGTTTTCACCACGCTGCTGCTCGACATTATCGGTTTCGGCATCATCATGCCGGTGCTGCCGGCCTATTTGCAGGAATTGACCGGTGTCGGCGTCAGCGAGGCGGCCATCGAGGGCGGCTGGCTGTTCTTCGTCTACGCCGCCATGCAGTTCTTCTTCGCACCCATCATGGGCGGCCTGAGCGACCGCTTCGGGCGGCGGCCGATCCTGCTTGCCTCGGTGCTGACCTTTTCCATCGACAATCTGATCTGCGCTATCGCCTGGTCCTATCCAATGCTGTTCATCGGGCGTGTGCTGGCCGGCATTTCAGGCGCCAGCTATTCGACGACATCGGCCTTCATCGCCGACATCTCGAACGACGAGAACCGGGCAAAGAATTTCGGCCTGCTTGGCATCGCCTTCGGCGTCGGCTTCGTCATCGGGCCGGTGCTGGGCGGATTGCTCGGCACGTTCGGACCGCGCGTGCCGTTCTATTTCGCCGCCGGGCTCGCCTTCGTGAACTTCCTGATCGCGATGGTCTTTCTGCCGGAAACGCTCGATGAAAAGCATCGCCGCCGCTTCGAGTGGAAACGCGCCAACCCGGTCGGCACGCTTCTGCAGATGCGCCAGTATCAAGGCATTGGCTGGATCGGGCTCGTCTTCTTCCTGATGACGCTCGGCCACATGATGTACCCGGCGGTGTGGTCGTTCGTATCCAGCTATCGCTATGGCTGGAGCCAGCAGCAGATCGGCTTCTCGCTCGGCGCCTTCGGCCTGTGTGGCGCGATCGTCATGGCAACGGTGCTGCCGCGCGTGATCACGAGGCTCGGCGAATGGAAGACGGCGGCAATCGGGCTGATCTTCACTGCGGCCAGCGCCTTCGGCTATGCCTTCGCCACGCAGGGCTGGATGATCTACGCGGTGATCGTCGTGGGTTGCCTGGAGGCCTTGGCCGATCCGCCATTGAGGAGCCTCGCCGCCGCCAAGGTGCCGCCTTCCGCGCAAGGCGAACTGCAGGGCGCGATGACCTCGATCTTCTCGATCACCTCCATCATCACGCCGCTGCTCTACACGGCGGTCTTTTCCTGGTTCACGGGGCCTGGCGCGCCCGTGACCTTCGGCGGCGCGCCCTATCTGGTCGGTGCGTGCTTCCTGGTGCTGGCGCTCATCGTCTTCGTTACCAAGGTGGCGAGGCCGGCCGTGGTCAGGACTGTCACCACCGACGTCGCGGAAGATGGAGCGCCGATATGA
- the mntR gene encoding manganese-binding transcriptional regulator MntR yields the protein MALKNRPVPREPLPDADVHSEGFRQTREARRSALVEDYVELIADLIEDGNEARQVDIAARLGVAQPTVAKMLTRLCADGLVSRKPYRGVFLTDAGRKVAEESRIRHQTVEAFLRSLGVSAETARIDAEGIEHHVSAETLEAFRKAMTAPR from the coding sequence TTGGCGCTGAAGAACAGACCGGTTCCGCGCGAGCCCTTGCCCGACGCCGATGTCCATTCGGAAGGGTTCAGGCAGACGCGCGAAGCGCGCCGCAGTGCGCTGGTCGAGGACTATGTCGAGCTGATCGCCGACCTGATCGAGGACGGCAACGAGGCGCGCCAGGTCGACATCGCCGCACGGCTCGGCGTCGCCCAGCCCACGGTGGCCAAGATGTTGACGCGACTGTGCGCCGACGGGCTCGTTTCGAGAAAACCCTATCGCGGCGTGTTCCTGACCGATGCCGGCCGCAAGGTGGCGGAAGAAAGCCGCATCCGCCACCAGACGGTGGAAGCCTTCTTGCGTTCGCTGGGCGTCAGCGCCGAAACGGCGCGCATCGATGCCGAGGGCATCGAGCACCATGTCAGCGCCGAGACGCTGGAAGCATTTCGCAAGGCCATGACCGCGCCGCGTTAG
- the carA gene encoding glutamine-hydrolyzing carbamoyl-phosphate synthase small subunit translates to MAETTPALTPPWATEKPTALLVLADGTVIEGRGLGATGSAVAEVCFNTALTGYQEILTDPSYAGQIVTFTFPHIGNIGTNGEDIEDLNPAARAGAVGAVFKADVTNPSNYRAAGGLDQWLKKRGIMALSGIDTRALTALIREKGMPNAVIAHAPDGVFDLDDLKQRAAAWSGLIGLDLAKEVTSGQSSVWRETPWVWNEGFGEQTDPSLHVVAIDYGVKRNILRLLAGLGAKVTVVPAKTGAEEILAMQPDGIFLSNGPGDPEATGGYAVPVIQDLLKTDIPVFGICLGHQMLALALGGRTAKMHQGHHGANHPVKDHTTGKVEIVSMNHGFAVDADSLPEGVEETHVSLFDGSNCGIALTGRPVFSVQHHPEASPGPQDSHYLFRRFVNLIRQKRGEELLAERA, encoded by the coding sequence ATGGCCGAGACGACGCCCGCGCTGACCCCACCTTGGGCCACCGAAAAGCCGACCGCCCTTCTGGTGCTGGCCGACGGGACCGTCATCGAGGGCCGCGGTCTCGGGGCCACCGGTTCCGCCGTCGCCGAAGTCTGCTTCAACACCGCGCTCACCGGCTATCAGGAAATCCTCACCGACCCCTCCTATGCCGGCCAGATCGTTACCTTCACCTTCCCGCATATCGGCAACATCGGCACCAATGGCGAGGACATCGAGGACCTCAACCCGGCCGCCCGCGCCGGCGCCGTCGGCGCCGTGTTCAAGGCCGATGTCACCAACCCGTCCAACTACCGCGCCGCCGGCGGTCTCGACCAGTGGCTGAAGAAGCGCGGCATCATGGCACTGTCGGGTATCGACACCCGCGCGCTGACCGCGCTGATCCGTGAAAAGGGCATGCCCAACGCCGTCATCGCGCATGCGCCGGACGGCGTCTTCGATCTCGACGACCTGAAGCAGCGCGCCGCCGCATGGTCGGGCCTGATCGGCCTCGACCTCGCCAAGGAAGTCACCTCGGGCCAGTCCTCGGTCTGGCGCGAGACGCCCTGGGTGTGGAACGAAGGTTTTGGCGAACAGACTGATCCGTCCCTGCACGTCGTGGCCATCGACTATGGCGTCAAGCGCAACATCCTGCGGCTGCTCGCCGGCCTCGGCGCCAAGGTCACCGTCGTACCGGCCAAGACTGGTGCCGAAGAAATCCTCGCCATGCAGCCGGACGGCATCTTCCTCTCCAACGGCCCCGGCGATCCGGAAGCCACCGGCGGCTATGCCGTGCCGGTCATCCAGGATCTGTTGAAGACCGACATCCCGGTGTTCGGCATCTGCCTCGGCCACCAGATGCTGGCGCTGGCGCTCGGCGGCAGGACCGCCAAGATGCACCAGGGCCATCATGGCGCCAACCATCCGGTCAAGGACCACACCACCGGCAAGGTCGAGATCGTCTCGATGAATCACGGCTTCGCCGTCGATGCCGACTCGTTGCCCGAAGGCGTCGAGGAAACCCATGTCTCGCTGTTCGACGGTTCGAACTGCGGCATCGCGCTGACCGGCCGGCCGGTGTTCTCGGTCCAGCACCACCCCGAAGCCTCGCCCGGCCCCCAGGATTCGCACTATCTGTTCCGCCGCTTCGTCAACCTGATCCGGCAAAAGCGCGGCGAGGAATTGCTCGCCGAGCGGGCGTGA
- a CDS encoding protein-L-isoaspartate O-methyltransferase family protein, translated as MSTIEDIRRFYARLMAANAASSDPRLEEVFASVPREAFLGPGPWTIVAGNSRVTTPSADPSHIYQNVLVALDADKGINNGEPFLHAMWIGKLAPKPGETVIHIGAGTGYYTALLARLVSPGGMVIAFELDDKLADLARRYLKAYGNATVVHGDAVTMPLPPSDIIYVNAGVVAPPAGWLKALRPGGRMIFPWRPAERVPLAVMVTRTQKGFACDPFMRSWFIPCFGASVADLAAKIPTREQATRSRSIWLTSDKAPDRTATAIFGDVWFSSKDLRAKPGN; from the coding sequence ATGAGCACGATAGAAGATATCAGGAGATTCTACGCGCGGCTGATGGCGGCCAATGCCGCCTCATCGGATCCACGCCTGGAGGAGGTTTTCGCCAGCGTGCCGCGCGAGGCCTTCCTCGGCCCCGGACCGTGGACGATCGTCGCCGGCAACAGCAGGGTCACGACGCCCAGCGCCGACCCCTCCCATATTTACCAGAACGTGCTGGTGGCGCTCGATGCCGACAAGGGCATCAACAATGGCGAGCCGTTCCTGCACGCCATGTGGATCGGAAAACTGGCACCGAAACCCGGTGAGACCGTCATCCATATCGGTGCCGGCACCGGCTACTACACAGCCTTGCTCGCCAGGCTGGTGTCGCCCGGCGGCATGGTCATCGCTTTCGAACTCGACGACAAGTTGGCCGATCTGGCGCGCAGATATCTCAAAGCTTACGGCAACGCGACTGTCGTCCATGGCGATGCCGTGACCATGCCCTTGCCGCCATCCGACATCATCTATGTCAACGCCGGGGTCGTCGCCCCTCCAGCCGGATGGCTGAAGGCATTGCGCCCCGGCGGCCGCATGATCTTCCCCTGGCGCCCGGCCGAGCGCGTCCCGCTGGCGGTGATGGTGACCCGCACCCAAAAGGGTTTCGCCTGCGATCCGTTCATGCGCTCCTGGTTCATCCCATGCTTCGGTGCCTCGGTTGCGGATCTTGCCGCGAAGATCCCGACCCGCGAGCAAGCCACGCGCAGCCGCTCGATATGGCTGACGAGCGACAAGGCGCCGGACCGCACGGCCACGGCCATCTTCGGCGACGTCTGGTTCTCATCGAAAGATCTCCGCGCCAAACCCGGCAACTGA
- a CDS encoding aldo/keto reductase: protein MSHDSRIVLTKDGVSLSRLVFGAWRLLDGDARPDADQVGRLIGAAVDLGLTSFDHADIYGNYGVEAAFGAGLSRWKGKREEIELISKCDIMLASANRPRNRLKHYDTSAAHIAASVDRSLGNLGTDYLDLLLLHRPDPLMDADETAAALAALVKAGKVRAVGVSNFTPSQFDLLASRLPFALVTNQIEMSVLKTSALADGSLDHAQRLGYAPMIWSPLGGGSLFTGKEAREARVRAALAAVAAEVGAGDLATVAIAWLLRHPARLVPVLGSMKPERLAAMVKALDIVLDRQQWFAILEASEGRPVA, encoded by the coding sequence ATGAGCCATGACAGCCGCATCGTGCTGACCAAGGACGGGGTGTCGCTGTCGCGGCTGGTCTTCGGCGCCTGGCGCCTGCTCGACGGCGACGCCCGCCCTGATGCCGACCAGGTCGGGAGGCTGATCGGCGCCGCTGTCGATCTCGGCCTGACCAGTTTCGACCACGCCGACATCTACGGAAATTACGGGGTGGAGGCGGCCTTCGGCGCCGGGCTGTCGCGCTGGAAAGGCAAGCGAGAGGAGATCGAGCTGATCTCGAAATGCGACATCATGCTGGCCTCGGCCAACCGCCCGCGAAACCGGCTGAAGCATTACGACACCAGCGCCGCCCACATAGCCGCCTCGGTCGACCGCTCGCTCGGCAATCTCGGTACCGACTATCTCGACCTGTTGCTGCTGCACCGGCCGGATCCGCTGATGGATGCCGACGAGACGGCGGCGGCACTGGCCGCGTTGGTCAAGGCCGGCAAGGTGAGGGCGGTAGGCGTCTCGAATTTCACACCGTCACAGTTCGATCTACTGGCCTCGCGGCTGCCGTTTGCCCTGGTCACCAACCAGATCGAGATGTCGGTGCTGAAGACGTCCGCATTGGCCGATGGCAGTCTCGACCACGCGCAGCGCCTGGGCTACGCGCCGATGATCTGGTCGCCGCTCGGCGGCGGCTCGCTGTTCACCGGCAAGGAAGCCCGAGAAGCTCGGGTGCGGGCAGCGCTCGCGGCGGTTGCCGCCGAAGTCGGCGCCGGAGATCTCGCCACTGTTGCCATCGCCTGGCTGCTGCGCCATCCGGCCCGGCTGGTGCCGGTGCTGGGCTCAATGAAGCCGGAACGGCTGGCGGCCATGGTCAAGGCGCTCGACATTGTGCTCGACCGCCAACAATGGTTCGCGATACTGGAGGCGAGCGAAGGCCGGCCGGTGGCGTAA
- a CDS encoding dihydrofolate reductase family protein yields the protein MRKIIAATFVSLDGVMQAPGGPEEDPVGGFKFGGWTFHYFDEVGGAAMEELFSKPFALLLGRRTYDIFAAYWPYQKDPIADAFNPATKYVATHRPDTLIWQNTQSLGPDIVATLRRLKQEDGPDLLIQGSGNLIQTLLANGLIDEIRLMIFPLLLGKGKRLFGDDAMPAAFRLAKSQTSSTGVIIATYERSGEIEVGSFVTGEPSDAELERRRNWK from the coding sequence ATGAGAAAGATCATCGCCGCCACCTTCGTCAGCCTGGACGGCGTCATGCAGGCGCCGGGCGGGCCGGAGGAGGATCCCGTCGGCGGCTTCAAGTTCGGCGGCTGGACCTTCCATTACTTCGACGAGGTGGGAGGCGCGGCAATGGAGGAACTCTTCTCCAAACCCTTCGCCCTGCTGCTCGGCCGCAGGACCTATGACATCTTCGCCGCGTACTGGCCGTATCAGAAAGATCCGATTGCGGATGCATTCAACCCGGCGACCAAATATGTGGCGACGCATCGGCCTGACACCCTCATTTGGCAGAACACGCAATCGCTTGGGCCCGACATCGTCGCGACACTGCGCCGCCTCAAGCAGGAGGATGGACCTGACCTCCTCATCCAGGGATCGGGCAACCTGATCCAGACCTTGCTCGCCAACGGGCTGATCGACGAAATCCGGCTGATGATCTTCCCGCTGCTGCTGGGCAAGGGCAAACGGCTGTTCGGCGATGACGCCATGCCGGCCGCCTTCAGGCTTGCCAAGTCGCAGACCTCCAGCACCGGCGTCATCATCGCGACCTACGAACGATCAGGCGAAATCGAGGTCGGCTCCTTTGTCACCGGGGAGCCGTCCGACGCCGAGCTCGAGCGGCGCAGGAACTGGAAATAG